In a single window of the Phaeobacter sp. G2 genome:
- a CDS encoding plasmid recombination protein codes for MDGSHFETRYPVVLRFEGIGPEHLAGYEKHRKRVGGDIGHILEHPPAPNRLLLGGEDWAANALAEIAAIKAQNFASELEALEQRKRKKDIQKRLAVGPHNPWRPTRHGPMREVILTVNKAWFDAGPAAVFGEGVEHNQRIADFERLSIAWLKETFVDDVIHARADLDEEAYHIHAVIMPRVQVEMTRKDKKTGEKKVIATRLMLQPSKFDVIEDYEHAQDSVGEWFSEIGLDRGERRKEAYREAIAKGKTPPPKRMHSKTRDWRRKKDLELAKRERDLETRSAVAEEKAAEAETIIEITEAVAQGAVDPVAKTAEGALAPVKGREQDEVFLRAQRHAQRSPKGASRIAKAFRRGWGAMFKTARNEALARVNADFRAANKTLEEVRGLLARIGGTLGADLSGNISKLPDLARRLKMTILAGNLSHERSAESRENKNIDNTNS; via the coding sequence ATGGATGGTTCACACTTCGAAACACGCTACCCGGTTGTCCTGCGCTTTGAGGGCATCGGGCCTGAACACCTCGCAGGCTATGAGAAACACCGCAAGCGGGTCGGCGGTGACATCGGCCACATTCTTGAACATCCGCCAGCGCCAAATCGCTTGCTGCTCGGAGGCGAGGACTGGGCTGCCAATGCCTTGGCGGAGATCGCAGCTATTAAGGCGCAGAACTTTGCGTCCGAGCTGGAGGCCCTGGAGCAGCGCAAGCGAAAAAAAGACATCCAGAAGCGGCTGGCTGTGGGGCCGCACAATCCTTGGCGGCCAACGCGGCACGGGCCGATGCGCGAGGTGATCTTGACGGTCAACAAGGCGTGGTTCGATGCTGGCCCCGCAGCTGTATTTGGCGAAGGCGTCGAGCACAATCAACGGATTGCGGATTTTGAACGGCTGTCCATCGCTTGGCTGAAGGAGACTTTTGTCGATGATGTCATTCATGCTCGGGCAGATCTTGATGAAGAGGCCTACCACATTCACGCCGTGATCATGCCGCGCGTGCAGGTTGAGATGACGCGCAAGGACAAAAAGACCGGTGAGAAAAAAGTCATCGCCACCCGGCTGATGCTTCAGCCTTCCAAGTTTGATGTGATCGAAGATTATGAGCACGCCCAAGATAGCGTTGGCGAATGGTTCTCCGAGATCGGTCTTGATCGTGGGGAACGGCGCAAGGAGGCATACCGCGAGGCCATCGCCAAGGGCAAGACACCGCCTCCAAAGCGGATGCACAGTAAAACACGCGACTGGCGGCGCAAGAAGGACCTTGAGCTGGCCAAGCGTGAGCGCGATCTTGAAACCCGCTCGGCCGTCGCCGAAGAGAAAGCGGCGGAGGCAGAGACCATAATTGAAATCACCGAGGCGGTGGCGCAGGGCGCGGTCGATCCTGTTGCGAAAACCGCTGAGGGGGCGTTGGCTCCGGTCAAAGGGCGAGAGCAGGACGAGGTGTTCTTGCGGGCGCAGCGACATGCGCAACGTTCACCCAAAGGGGCATCGCGCATTGCAAAGGCGTTCCGCCGCGGATGGGGCGCGATGTTCAAGACGGCGCGCAACGAAGCGCTTGCGCGGGTCAATGCAGACTTCCGCGCCGCCAATAAGACGCTTGAAGAGGTGAGGGGACTGTTGGCCAGGATTGGCGGGACTTTGGGAGCCGATCTGTCGGGCAATATCAGCAAGCTTCCAGACCTGGCTCGACGCCTGAAAATGACGATTTTGGCAGGAAATCTTTCACATGAAAGATCCGCAGAGAGCCGGGAAAATAAAAACATAGATAATACAAATAGTTGA
- a CDS encoding DUF3141 domain-containing protein, translating into MSRTRTDNQEAISQSLRLQPDALRAATQRLGLKAMQRGWADTERIQGEGLSLIKRSWEDKGGSLITDWHEYVTDAVQRGILTLDALRQWSDMNIQSQDRGAPPEHVLKYDFEIILEGKDLPEPCNYVLLRIVPPEGVVIREWKRPYVIIDPRAGHGPGIGGFKHDSQVGVALADGHPVYFVTFRQMPQPGQTLARVTRAEAAFLRHIANTHPDSPAPIVVGNCQGGWATAILAATNPDLTGPIVLNGAPMSYWSGKLGQDPMRYSAGVQGGTWLAQMASDLGGGIFDGANLVGNFEKLNPGRNYLRKYYDLYASVDDDVEKFLEFEKWWGAFYCMTGDEIRWIVENLFVGNKLGNNTAQLEPGLPIDLKAIRAPIICFASHGDNITPVGQALNWIIDTYGDEHEIEVLGQRILYLVHEDVGHLGIFVSGKIAKREHTEMASALKTIEALAPGLYEILIEDVQGEGNAKEFALSFARRSLVDVASHSGQRREEPAFAAVARYSEAIAESYDTTMSPLLQATVTEQMGELARDMHPMRQRRRSFSSANPAMATIPTQADTTRRNRKKVSADNPFLLAEQLIIDMAETNLNVMTAWREATQEIAFFTLWGTPMAINYGTPRDIHRTHQRPEDLVSLPGVQNALARINEGGFAEGLLRILILLANTRKDVRQDRLERSARILSETHPFDEIPSDDRVRMIQEQTLVVEYGGDAALESLPRLLSNAENRCRAISTARYIIGDKSEMTAETRQMIDHIETLLTRGQSATAAQ; encoded by the coding sequence GTGTCTCGCACCCGTACCGACAATCAAGAAGCCATCAGTCAATCCCTCAGGCTTCAGCCAGATGCCCTTAGGGCGGCCACACAACGCCTTGGCCTGAAGGCAATGCAAAGAGGTTGGGCCGATACCGAGCGGATACAAGGGGAAGGCCTTAGTCTGATCAAGAGAAGTTGGGAGGACAAGGGTGGTTCTCTGATAACCGATTGGCATGAGTATGTGACCGATGCGGTCCAGCGCGGAATTCTGACGCTCGACGCCTTGCGGCAATGGTCTGACATGAACATCCAGTCACAGGATAGGGGAGCACCACCTGAGCATGTGCTGAAATACGATTTCGAGATCATCTTAGAAGGCAAGGACCTACCCGAGCCGTGCAACTATGTTCTGCTGCGCATAGTTCCGCCTGAGGGCGTTGTAATCCGGGAATGGAAGCGCCCCTACGTGATCATCGACCCGCGCGCGGGTCATGGCCCCGGGATTGGTGGTTTCAAGCACGACAGCCAGGTCGGTGTCGCGCTCGCTGATGGCCACCCAGTTTATTTCGTGACCTTTCGACAAATGCCACAGCCAGGGCAGACGCTGGCCCGCGTGACCCGTGCAGAGGCCGCTTTCCTGCGTCATATTGCAAATACCCATCCCGACAGCCCTGCCCCAATTGTCGTGGGTAATTGCCAGGGAGGCTGGGCCACCGCAATTCTCGCGGCCACCAATCCCGATCTCACCGGACCCATTGTGCTGAATGGTGCGCCGATGTCCTACTGGTCCGGGAAACTCGGCCAGGATCCAATGCGCTATTCCGCAGGTGTTCAGGGTGGCACATGGTTGGCTCAGATGGCTTCTGATCTGGGCGGCGGAATCTTTGACGGTGCAAATCTGGTGGGCAATTTCGAAAAGCTCAACCCGGGCAGAAACTACCTGCGGAAATACTATGACCTCTATGCGTCCGTTGATGACGACGTCGAAAAATTTCTAGAATTTGAGAAATGGTGGGGTGCATTCTATTGCATGACCGGGGACGAAATTCGCTGGATTGTGGAGAATCTCTTTGTCGGGAACAAGCTCGGCAACAACACCGCACAGCTCGAACCCGGTCTCCCGATTGATCTTAAGGCAATCCGAGCGCCGATCATTTGCTTCGCTTCGCACGGCGACAATATTACCCCGGTGGGCCAGGCGCTGAATTGGATTATCGACACCTATGGCGACGAGCACGAGATTGAGGTGCTGGGCCAGAGGATCCTTTACCTCGTGCACGAAGACGTTGGCCACCTGGGGATCTTCGTTTCGGGCAAAATCGCTAAACGCGAGCATACGGAAATGGCCTCAGCGCTTAAGACGATTGAGGCGCTGGCGCCTGGGCTTTACGAGATTCTCATTGAGGATGTGCAAGGAGAAGGCAATGCAAAGGAGTTTGCTCTCAGCTTTGCTCGGCGCTCACTTGTAGATGTCGCTTCCCATTCCGGCCAGCGCCGCGAAGAACCAGCTTTCGCCGCTGTGGCCCGCTATTCCGAAGCGATTGCAGAAAGCTACGATACGACCATGAGTCCCCTCCTTCAGGCAACGGTGACTGAGCAAATGGGCGAGCTGGCGCGAGACATGCATCCTATGCGGCAGAGACGCCGCAGTTTCAGTAGTGCCAACCCGGCAATGGCAACAATCCCGACCCAGGCCGACACCACACGCCGGAACCGTAAGAAAGTAAGTGCGGACAACCCTTTTCTGCTGGCAGAACAGCTCATAATAGATATGGCTGAGACCAATCTTAATGTGATGACCGCCTGGCGCGAAGCTACGCAAGAAATCGCCTTCTTCACCCTCTGGGGCACGCCAATGGCCATCAACTATGGCACCCCGCGCGATATCCATCGCACACATCAACGCCCGGAAGATCTCGTAAGCCTGCCAGGCGTCCAGAACGCACTGGCTCGAATAAACGAAGGCGGCTTTGCTGAGGGCTTGCTTAGAATTCTCATTCTGCTCGCCAATACGCGTAAGGATGTGCGGCAGGACCGTTTGGAGCGTTCGGCGCGCATCCTCTCGGAAACCCATCCGTTCGACGAAATTCCGTCAGATGATCGAGTTCGGATGATCCAGGAACAAACCCTGGTGGTTGAGTATGGTGGAGACGCCGCGCTAGAAAGCCTGCCGCGTTTGCTTTCGAACGCTGAGAACCGCTGTCGAGCGATAAGTACTGCGCGCTACATCATCGGTGATAAAAGCGAAATGACGGCGGAGACCCGCCAAATGATAGATCACATCGAAACCCTTCTCACTAGGGGGCAGTCAGCAACAGCAGCGCAATAA
- the fabI gene encoding enoyl-ACP reductase FabI — translation MFSLEGKKALIVGVANEQSIAYGCATAIRAQGADLAITYLNEKAEKWVRPLAEKLDAEIIEPLDVRHPEQESALFDVIRATWGELDILVHSIAFCPKEDLHGRVLDCSTEGFQLAMDLSVHSFLRLIRLAEPMMRNGGTCMTVTFYGSEEVIEDYNIMGPVKAALESATRYAAAELGEKMISVNALSPGPLATRAASGIEHFDEMLAKAAKRAPTHTLARIEDIGAYAAFLASKEARNVTGAVVKIDGGFSIMG, via the coding sequence ATGTTTTCACTCGAAGGAAAGAAGGCGCTCATTGTCGGCGTCGCCAATGAGCAGTCCATCGCCTATGGCTGCGCCACGGCCATCCGTGCACAGGGTGCGGATCTGGCAATCACCTATCTCAACGAAAAGGCCGAAAAATGGGTTCGCCCACTCGCCGAGAAACTTGATGCCGAAATCATCGAGCCCCTCGATGTCCGCCATCCAGAACAAGAATCCGCGCTCTTTGATGTGATCCGCGCGACATGGGGAGAACTCGACATTCTGGTCCATTCGATCGCCTTCTGTCCGAAAGAGGACCTGCACGGTCGGGTCTTAGATTGCTCAACAGAAGGGTTCCAGCTTGCAATGGACCTGTCAGTTCATTCCTTCTTACGGCTGATCCGGCTGGCCGAGCCGATGATGCGGAATGGTGGCACATGCATGACGGTGACTTTCTATGGTTCTGAGGAGGTGATCGAGGATTACAACATCATGGGGCCGGTCAAGGCTGCTCTGGAAAGTGCTACGCGATACGCTGCGGCCGAACTTGGCGAGAAAATGATCTCTGTCAACGCGCTCTCCCCCGGGCCGCTGGCCACGCGAGCCGCTTCCGGGATTGAGCATTTCGACGAGATGTTGGCGAAGGCCGCCAAGCGCGCACCAACCCACACTCTGGCCCGCATCGAAGATATCGGTGCCTACGCGGCCTTTCTTGCGTCCAAGGAGGCACGCAACGTCACCGGCGCTGTCGTTAAAATCGACGGTGGCTTTTCAATCATGGGATGA
- a CDS encoding YafY family transcriptional regulator codes for MRRSDRLSEIIEIVQDGRLHLARDIADRLEVSVRTIYRDFDTLVASGIPIEGERGVGYMLREPVFLPPMNLSLTELEALHLGMAIVSEAADTELQTAAASLTSKINKVATANGTVPKNWGFGVYPFAQAKIGFEHMPRIRSAIRSKEKLEIAYQSLGHQSTTRVVWPLQNAYWGRVWTMTCWCERRDDFRSFRIDRINDCHRTGRYFDDEGGKLFARYLDTVNVDLAQLTQRRP; via the coding sequence ATGCGTCGCAGTGACCGTCTTTCGGAGATCATAGAGATCGTTCAAGATGGTCGCTTGCACCTTGCCCGTGACATTGCTGACCGATTGGAAGTCTCGGTGCGTACGATCTATCGGGATTTCGACACGCTTGTCGCCTCGGGCATCCCAATAGAAGGTGAACGTGGTGTGGGATATATGCTGCGCGAGCCTGTGTTCCTCCCGCCGATGAACCTTTCCTTGACGGAATTGGAGGCGCTGCATCTGGGCATGGCAATTGTGTCAGAAGCGGCGGACACCGAGCTGCAGACAGCAGCGGCGTCTCTCACTTCGAAAATCAACAAGGTGGCTACAGCAAACGGCACAGTTCCGAAAAATTGGGGCTTCGGGGTCTATCCCTTCGCGCAGGCGAAAATCGGATTTGAGCATATGCCACGCATCCGCTCGGCGATCCGTAGCAAAGAAAAGCTGGAAATCGCTTATCAGTCCTTGGGCCATCAATCCACGACCCGGGTGGTTTGGCCCCTGCAAAACGCGTATTGGGGCCGCGTCTGGACCATGACGTGCTGGTGTGAACGTCGGGACGACTTCAGATCGTTCAGGATTGATCGCATCAACGATTGCCATCGCACTGGCCGTTACTTCGATGATGAGGGTGGCAAGCTCTTTGCGAGATACCTCGACACAGTGAATGTTGACTTGGCGCAATTGACCCAAAGGCGGCCTTGA
- a CDS encoding aldehyde dehydrogenase family protein, producing MERTCFARRGICSCRAGGRQYRGHEGLGADPADPLTHTLVTQCFADAGIPDGVLNLITNAPDNAAEVVDALIAHRDVRRVHFTGSTQVGRIIAQKAGAHLKPAVLELGGKAPCIVLADADLDRAVSAAAFGSVANAGQGCLSTERIIVDRSIADAFCDRLAALAKTVPYGDPRRDGTVLGPVINEAAVTRLRDMTEDAVARGAECLAGGTAEGRVFAPTVLKGVTSQMRVYQEESFGPMASVVIVDGPEDALRVPNDNDYGLSSAIFSRDVTLALDMAKRLNAGMSHINGTTLDDEPQIPFGGVRDSGYGRSGGAMGFEAFTEIQWISIEGPNAGRYPIAE from the coding sequence GTGGAACGCACCTGCTTTGCTCGTCGGGGCATCTGTTCCTGCCGCGCTGGTGGTCGGCAATACCGTGGTCATGAAGGTCTCGGAGCAGACCCCGCTGACCCGCTGACCCACACGCTGGTCACACAGTGCTTTGCCGATGCGGGGATCCCCGACGGCGTCCTCAACCTGATCACGAACGCACCTGACAATGCGGCCGAAGTGGTCGATGCCCTGATCGCCCATAGGGACGTGCGCCGGGTTCACTTTACCGGGTCGACGCAGGTCGGACGCATCATCGCCCAGAAGGCAGGAGCGCATCTGAAACCTGCGGTGCTGGAACTGGGCGGCAAGGCGCCCTGCATCGTGCTGGCAGATGCCGACCTGGACCGGGCGGTCAGCGCAGCCGCCTTCGGCTCTGTTGCCAACGCCGGTCAGGGGTGCCTGTCGACAGAGCGCATCATCGTGGATCGTTCCATTGCCGATGCCTTCTGTGACCGCCTTGCCGCGCTGGCGAAGACCGTTCCCTACGGGGATCCGCGCCGGGACGGCACGGTTCTGGGCCCTGTGATCAACGAGGCCGCAGTGACACGCCTGCGCGACATGACCGAGGATGCTGTCGCCAGGGGGGCGGAATGCCTTGCCGGCGGAACCGCCGAAGGACGCGTCTTTGCCCCGACCGTGCTGAAGGGCGTCACGTCCCAGATGAGGGTATACCAGGAGGAGAGCTTTGGCCCCATGGCGAGTGTCGTCATCGTGGACGGCCCCGAAGACGCCCTGCGGGTGCCCAACGACAACGACTACGGCCTTTCCTCTGCAATCTTCAGTCGCGACGTGACGCTGGCGCTCGACATGGCCAAACGTCTGAACGCGGGGATGTCGCATATCAACGGCACGACGCTGGATGACGAACCGCAGATCCCCTTCGGCGGCGTCAGGGACAGTGGCTATGGCCGCTCGGGCGGCGCCATGGGCTTTGAGGCGTTCACCGAAATTCAGTGGATTTCCATCGAAGGGCCGAACGCAGGGCGCTACCCTATCGCGGAATAG
- a CDS encoding aldehyde dehydrogenase family protein, whose product MATAEAVQARAGEISAAITVEMGGPAAWGAYNVKVLCEKLRFAAGAAYQGLTGEAIPSNTPDRTMMAIRKPAGVVVSIIPWNAPALLVGASVPAALVVGNTVVMKVSEQTPLTR is encoded by the coding sequence ATGGCCACGGCCGAGGCGGTACAGGCCCGCGCCGGCGAAATATCTGCCGCGATCACGGTCGAAATGGGCGGCCCTGCCGCCTGGGGCGCCTACAACGTCAAGGTGTTGTGCGAGAAACTCCGCTTTGCGGCGGGCGCGGCCTATCAGGGGCTGACCGGCGAGGCGATCCCTTCGAACACCCCTGACCGCACCATGATGGCCATCCGAAAGCCGGCGGGCGTCGTCGTCAGCATCATTCCGTGGAACGCACCTGCTTTGCTCGTCGGGGCATCTGTTCCTGCCGCGCTGGTGGTCGGCAATACCGTGGTCATGAAGGTCTCGGAGCAGACCCCGCTGACCCGCTGA
- a CDS encoding aldehyde dehydrogenase family protein, translating into MKNTDESPFIGGRWSPADGGKTYTCLDPYTGETATRASAAGTHDVERAVQAAQGAFAPWAACTACAG; encoded by the coding sequence ATGAAAAATACAGATGAATCACCCTTCATCGGCGGACGCTGGTCGCCCGCCGACGGCGGAAAAACCTACACCTGCCTTGATCCCTACACAGGCGAAACGGCGACCCGCGCATCGGCAGCCGGGACGCATGACGTTGAGCGCGCGGTGCAGGCCGCGCAGGGGGCCTTCGCCCCCTGGGCGGCCTGCACCGCATGTGCGGGGTGA
- a CDS encoding flavodoxin family protein yields MTKDTITSAIVYHSGYGHTLRVAEAVAQGGNGTLIAIDAEGNIPDAAWDTLLNADAIIFGSPTYMGGPSWQFKKFADASSKPWFAAEWEDKIMGGFTNSASLNGDKLNTLQYFMLLAGQHGGHWVSLAIKPANTKAAKRDDLNRMGAYAGLMTQADADAAPDEMSAGDLETARLYGVRVAKVAAQLAAARSAR; encoded by the coding sequence ATGACCAAAGACACAATCACCAGCGCCATCGTTTACCATTCCGGCTATGGCCACACCCTGCGCGTGGCCGAAGCGGTCGCCCAAGGCGGCAACGGCACGCTGATCGCCATCGACGCCGAAGGCAACATACCCGACGCGGCGTGGGACACACTGCTGAACGCGGATGCCATCATCTTCGGGTCGCCGACCTACATGGGTGGTCCAAGCTGGCAGTTCAAAAAGTTCGCCGATGCCTCCTCCAAGCCTTGGTTCGCGGCAGAGTGGGAAGACAAGATCATGGGCGGCTTCACCAATTCCGCCAGCCTCAACGGCGACAAGCTGAACACGCTGCAATACTTCATGTTGCTTGCCGGTCAGCACGGCGGGCACTGGGTGTCGCTTGCGATCAAGCCTGCCAACACCAAGGCGGCCAAGCGCGATGACTTGAACAGGATGGGCGCCTATGCCGGCCTCATGACCCAGGCCGATGCCGATGCCGCCCCCGACGAGATGTCGGCGGGGGATCTGGAAACCGCGCGTCTTTACGGCGTTCGGGTGGCAAAGGTCGCTGCACAGCTCGCCGCAGCGCGGTCTGCACGGTAA
- a CDS encoding DoxX family protein, with protein MSDRSKSDGLHRLGRAASVLAVAALLADGIVQFLVPALAGPMLDEAGFDTGMAPLLGTLMIGCAVLYAIPKTAVLGAILTTGFLGGAICAHVRLGEIGSAPEIISLVLGVLVWGGLWLRDPRLRALLPVRSTT; from the coding sequence ATGTCAGACAGATCGAAATCAGACGGCCTGCACCGGCTTGGACGCGCAGCCAGCGTGCTGGCTGTCGCGGCCCTGCTTGCCGACGGCATCGTGCAATTCCTTGTTCCCGCGCTGGCGGGTCCGATGTTGGACGAGGCCGGGTTCGATACCGGCATGGCCCCGCTTCTGGGCACACTGATGATCGGCTGTGCCGTCCTTTACGCCATCCCGAAAACAGCCGTGCTTGGCGCGATCCTGACGACCGGATTTCTGGGCGGCGCGATCTGCGCGCATGTCCGGCTGGGCGAGATCGGCTCCGCGCCCGAAATCATCTCGCTGGTGCTGGGCGTGCTGGTCTGGGGCGGCCTGTGGCTGCGCGATCCACGCCTGCGCGCGTTGCTCCCGGTCCGCAGCACCACCTGA
- a CDS encoding LysR family transcriptional regulator, which produces MHSLEHLQIFLRVAEMRSFSRAAESLGTQKGRTSTVVRQLEEELGVRLLHRTTRTVQLTEDGRSFYQRARDLLSDFDDMSTMFAGDDVALRGRLRVDLPTELARSTLVPALPGFMASYPDLELELSSTDRQVDLVDEGFDCVLRIGPIGDETLIARPVGRLRMVNAASPTYLAQHGTPLSLDDLRQQGHRTIHYSRTLGARPYGWEYPDGDNYATLPLPGALQVNSVQTYEAAGLAGLGLIQAAYTGVHRHLESGALVEVLSHLRPEPLEVSLVVVHRRNLSRRVRLFMAWVEDVLAPYLD; this is translated from the coding sequence ATGCACAGCCTGGAACACCTTCAGATCTTCCTGCGCGTCGCTGAAATGCGCAGTTTCAGCCGTGCGGCCGAAAGCCTGGGCACGCAGAAGGGCCGCACCTCGACCGTTGTGCGGCAGCTTGAAGAAGAGCTGGGCGTCAGGCTGTTGCACCGCACGACGCGCACTGTGCAATTGACCGAGGACGGGCGCAGCTTCTACCAGCGCGCGCGGGACCTGCTGAGCGATTTCGACGACATGAGCACGATGTTCGCAGGCGATGACGTGGCGCTGCGGGGACGGTTGCGGGTGGATTTGCCGACCGAGCTGGCGCGCTCGACGCTGGTGCCCGCCTTGCCGGGTTTCATGGCCTCTTATCCGGATCTTGAGTTGGAGCTGTCCAGTACCGACCGGCAGGTGGATCTTGTCGACGAGGGTTTCGACTGCGTGCTGCGTATCGGACCGATCGGAGACGAAACCCTGATCGCCCGCCCCGTGGGGCGGCTGCGCATGGTGAATGCCGCAAGCCCCACCTATCTGGCGCAGCACGGCACTCCGTTATCGTTGGATGATCTCCGGCAGCAAGGTCACAGAACCATCCATTACAGCCGAACCCTTGGCGCGCGGCCCTACGGCTGGGAATATCCCGACGGCGATAACTACGCGACGCTGCCATTGCCCGGCGCATTGCAAGTGAACAGCGTGCAAACCTACGAGGCCGCAGGTCTCGCGGGTCTGGGCCTGATCCAGGCCGCCTATACCGGCGTTCACCGGCATCTGGAAAGCGGTGCCTTGGTAGAGGTCCTGTCACACCTCAGGCCCGAACCTCTGGAGGTCAGCCTTGTGGTGGTACACCGTCGCAACCTGTCGCGGCGGGTCCGCTTGTTCATGGCCTGGGTCGAAGATGTACTGGCACCCTATCTTGATTGA
- a CDS encoding type II toxin-antitoxin system PemK/MazF family toxin, producing the protein MYYSPQSFVPDFDWKGLVERGDVVLFAFPISEDPTTPAASPKLRPCLVLDVFELNGIKFVELAYGTSARTKANRGYEVRVGHTASCHAAGLDRPSRFVCARRVIVSVNHPGFEGSEERGTLIGRLDAPLVDRMNDVRARLQAKADIQAETRRERWEEQARRLREERGFLERNRASRAAITLKSKGGLV; encoded by the coding sequence ATGTATTACTCCCCCCAATCCTTCGTGCCGGACTTCGACTGGAAAGGCCTCGTCGAGCGCGGTGACGTTGTTCTGTTCGCATTTCCGATCAGTGAGGACCCCACAACCCCAGCGGCATCCCCCAAACTGCGCCCCTGCCTGGTTCTCGATGTCTTTGAGCTGAATGGCATCAAATTTGTCGAACTCGCCTACGGCACCTCCGCCCGCACCAAGGCCAACAGAGGATATGAGGTCCGCGTTGGACACACTGCCTCCTGCCACGCGGCGGGGCTGGATCGGCCCTCCCGCTTTGTCTGCGCGCGCCGTGTGATCGTCAGCGTCAACCACCCCGGCTTTGAGGGCAGCGAGGAGCGCGGCACCCTGATCGGCCGACTTGATGCGCCGCTGGTGGACCGTATGAACGACGTGCGCGCCCGCCTGCAGGCCAAGGCAGACATCCAGGCCGAGACCCGGCGGGAGCGTTGGGAGGAACAGGCGCGAAGGCTACGCGAAGAGCGCGGTTTCCTGGAGCGGAACCGCGCATCTCGCGCAGCCATCACCCTCAAATCCAAAGGAGGTCTCGTATGA